Proteins found in one Amycolatopsis umgeniensis genomic segment:
- the drmD gene encoding DISARM system SNF2-like helicase DrmD, with translation MSYEGIYVTITAEHEKRAGAAGAPIMPPVPESGQVVNVRGSTWAVAAVRQQGLPRSPADEGTAGLTHVVSLQSLEEDRLGQELTVVWELEVGHTVAPDQGLPEGIDPDAFDDPNTLAAFVDAVRWGAVTSADANSYQAPFRSGANVEAYQLEPLRRALQSSRTNLLLADDVGLGKTIEAGLVIQELLLRHRARSVVIVCPPSLALKWQDEMREKFGLDFVIVNSELLARVRRSHGLAANPFRLFPRVIVSMSWLPTLRAQRLLRDVFADVTDTASARRFAFDVLVVDEAHHVAPASPTTAPGRRGYAVDSQRTTATKALADKCEHRLFLSATPHNGYSESFTALLEMIDGRRFSRGANLDERALREVAVRRLKTELPEKDFRKRELKPIVFTPSDDEQRQFDLLDRILTDSARANGKGRSGGLVAMLLKKRFLSSPWSFARTLELYEQAASTGRQLDLDDEEQYYAEVLGSGQSDEEEGAAEHPEFTALRHSKGSDPLVTATGREIESLIGWGSRYEHRPDSRLEALIKFLDTTCRPDGRTWINERVVVFTEYAATLDWIVDVLTQRGYRDVLATIQGSTPTEERELIRAQFTEDPAKHPVRVLVATDSAGEGIDLQDHCHRLVNFDIPFNPSRLEQRIGRIDRYGQRNIPQIYRFVPESADSQYARDLRFLVERIADKIGTVAADLGSVNQVVDFEVRNHFDPATGGRKAKPAAPDDGNAVITRALAGGLELNRRLTELSRTYDEHKVEMHLTPANARRVVDAALALTAQPPLLEDFSFAQDTDAAVFAVPGLGSAWQPALRGLDTRLEPDTLRPITFDDKAAQGRHDLVHIHLGHALMQRATRVLRSALFGIDSPVHRVTAVVADGLPQSCVAAVSRLVLVGRGGLRLHEEVFLTGIRVHGNTMSEAKVEEVLDATLDAENLSLAGEDVRTALADLWNAEDSRLRNRLLTAMARKAESRQTQVTDALQKRRDSDITRVREIFDAFRINLRESRDRLSGEIRAEEEKLFTDDQQAQRRRDLRAMEDRLVSLDDEEQREIAAIGERYRDIRPHVSAAAVVFALTPADAETGKVRA, from the coding sequence GTGAGCTACGAAGGGATCTACGTGACGATCACGGCGGAGCACGAGAAGCGCGCGGGGGCCGCTGGGGCGCCGATAATGCCGCCTGTGCCGGAATCGGGTCAAGTGGTGAACGTCCGCGGGTCGACGTGGGCGGTCGCGGCGGTCCGGCAGCAGGGCCTGCCGCGCAGTCCGGCTGACGAGGGCACCGCCGGTCTGACGCACGTGGTGAGTCTCCAGTCGTTGGAGGAGGACCGGCTGGGGCAGGAGCTCACGGTGGTGTGGGAGCTGGAGGTTGGCCACACCGTCGCACCCGACCAGGGACTTCCCGAGGGGATCGATCCGGACGCGTTCGACGACCCCAACACACTGGCCGCGTTTGTCGACGCCGTGCGCTGGGGTGCGGTGACCTCGGCCGACGCCAACTCCTACCAGGCGCCCTTCCGTAGCGGCGCGAACGTGGAGGCGTATCAGCTCGAACCGCTGCGCCGGGCGCTTCAGTCGTCGCGGACGAATCTGCTGCTCGCTGACGACGTCGGTCTGGGCAAGACCATCGAGGCCGGTCTGGTGATCCAGGAGCTGCTGCTGCGCCATCGTGCCCGGTCCGTGGTGATCGTCTGCCCGCCGAGCCTGGCGCTGAAGTGGCAGGACGAGATGCGGGAGAAGTTCGGTCTGGACTTCGTCATCGTCAACAGCGAACTGTTGGCGCGGGTGCGACGTAGCCACGGCTTGGCCGCGAACCCGTTCCGGCTGTTCCCCAGGGTGATCGTCAGCATGTCGTGGCTGCCGACCCTGCGTGCGCAGCGGCTGTTGCGAGACGTATTCGCTGACGTCACGGACACAGCCTCGGCCCGGCGGTTCGCCTTTGACGTTCTCGTGGTCGACGAGGCCCATCATGTCGCGCCGGCGAGCCCGACTACCGCGCCCGGCCGGCGTGGTTACGCCGTCGACAGCCAGCGTACGACGGCCACGAAGGCGCTGGCGGACAAGTGCGAGCACCGGCTGTTCCTGAGTGCGACCCCGCACAACGGCTACTCGGAGTCGTTCACTGCGCTGTTGGAGATGATCGATGGACGGCGCTTCAGCCGGGGTGCGAATCTCGACGAGCGGGCGTTGCGGGAGGTAGCGGTCCGGCGGCTGAAGACCGAGCTGCCGGAGAAGGACTTCCGCAAGCGGGAGCTCAAGCCGATCGTGTTCACGCCCAGCGACGATGAACAGCGCCAGTTCGACCTGCTGGACCGCATCCTCACCGACAGCGCACGCGCGAATGGCAAGGGGCGTTCCGGTGGGCTGGTGGCGATGCTGCTGAAGAAGCGTTTCCTGTCCAGCCCCTGGTCGTTCGCCCGCACGCTGGAGCTGTACGAGCAGGCCGCGAGCACCGGCCGTCAACTCGACCTCGATGACGAGGAGCAGTACTACGCCGAGGTGCTGGGCAGCGGCCAGTCCGACGAGGAAGAGGGCGCCGCCGAGCACCCCGAGTTCACCGCGCTCCGACACAGCAAAGGCTCCGACCCTTTGGTAACGGCCACCGGACGCGAGATCGAATCGTTGATCGGGTGGGGCTCCCGCTACGAGCACCGACCGGACTCACGGCTGGAGGCGCTGATCAAGTTCCTGGACACGACCTGCCGCCCCGATGGCCGGACGTGGATCAATGAGCGAGTGGTGGTGTTCACCGAGTACGCCGCCACATTGGATTGGATCGTCGATGTTCTGACCCAGCGGGGTTACCGGGACGTGCTGGCCACCATCCAGGGCTCGACCCCGACCGAGGAGCGCGAGCTTATTCGGGCGCAGTTCACCGAGGACCCCGCCAAGCACCCGGTGCGGGTACTGGTCGCGACCGACTCGGCTGGCGAGGGCATCGACCTGCAGGACCACTGCCACCGGCTGGTCAACTTCGACATCCCGTTCAACCCGTCGCGGCTGGAGCAGCGGATCGGCCGGATCGACCGCTACGGCCAGCGGAACATCCCGCAGATCTATCGGTTCGTGCCCGAGTCCGCCGACTCCCAGTACGCGCGCGACCTGCGGTTCCTGGTGGAGCGGATCGCGGACAAGATCGGGACCGTCGCCGCTGACCTCGGCTCGGTCAACCAGGTGGTCGACTTCGAGGTGCGCAACCACTTCGACCCGGCGACTGGAGGCCGCAAGGCCAAGCCCGCGGCGCCAGACGACGGCAACGCGGTCATCACCCGCGCGCTCGCTGGCGGGCTTGAACTCAACCGCCGGCTCACCGAGCTGTCCCGCACCTACGACGAGCACAAGGTGGAAATGCACCTGACCCCGGCAAACGCCCGCCGGGTCGTAGATGCCGCGCTCGCGCTCACCGCCCAGCCCCCGCTGCTGGAAGACTTCTCCTTCGCCCAGGACACCGACGCGGCCGTGTTCGCCGTTCCCGGGCTGGGGTCGGCATGGCAGCCCGCGCTGCGTGGTCTGGATACCCGGCTGGAGCCCGACACACTGCGACCGATCACCTTCGACGACAAGGCCGCGCAGGGCCGGCACGACCTGGTCCACATCCACCTCGGCCACGCCCTCATGCAGCGCGCCACCCGCGTACTGCGCAGCGCCCTGTTCGGGATCGACTCGCCAGTCCACCGGGTGACCGCCGTCGTGGCCGATGGCCTTCCCCAGTCTTGCGTGGCGGCGGTGTCACGGCTGGTCCTGGTCGGCCGCGGCGGACTTCGACTGCACGAGGAAGTCTTCCTCACCGGCATCCGAGTGCACGGCAACACCATGTCCGAGGCGAAGGTGGAAGAAGTGCTTGATGCGACCCTCGACGCGGAGAACCTGTCTCTCGCCGGGGAGGACGTGCGCACGGCACTGGCCGATCTGTGGAACGCCGAGGACTCGCGGCTGCGCAACCGTCTGCTAACAGCCATGGCCCGCAAGGCCGAGTCCCGCCAGACCCAGGTCACCGACGCTCTCCAGAAGCGCCGGGACTCCGACATCACGAGGGTGCGCGAGATTTTTGACGCGTTCCGGATCAATCTACGCGAATCCCGCGATCGGCTGTCGGGGGAGATCCGCGCCGAGGAGGAGAAGCTGTTCACCGATGACCAGCAGGCGCAGCGCCGCCGGGACCTGCGGGCGATGGAGGACCGGCTAGTAAGCCTGGACGACGAGGAACAGCGGGAGATCGCTGCGATCGGCGAGCGCTATCGCGACATCCGGCCGCACGTGTCAGCCGCGGCCGTCGTGTTCGCGCTGACCCCGGCCGACGCCGAGACTGGGAAGGTGCGGGCATGA
- a CDS encoding XRE family transcriptional regulator, whose protein sequence is MPSVPERVLTLIEASGLTRREFGQRIGLDESKMSKSLGGARRFSSVDLARIAELCKVTVDWLITGEEPPLALAARTTSGDAGVALDAAKRYSTLRTDMAALGYPQPWQARTLGLGKGGYAEQGRSLAREALARISEAGRSIAVGNLVALIEAVFGADVAVVELGAGFDGLAASSEHVKLIVLATSHVPARQRFTLAHELGHLLAEDDQDVHLDRDIYDKAQAKDPSELRANAFASAFLMPEDRLRAAVGSSGLTEHTFAALACDLMVTPSALAYRLLHLRLIDAGTCDRYKAITASKAAAIVGRGEEFAQRVTEARTPRPPGPLVRDTYAAYEAGTATLRPYANLLGIDVDELRHALESEHGTHDVP, encoded by the coding sequence GTGCCAAGTGTTCCCGAGCGTGTGTTGACCCTGATCGAGGCATCCGGGCTGACTCGCCGCGAGTTCGGACAGCGGATCGGCCTCGACGAGTCGAAGATGTCCAAGTCGCTTGGCGGCGCCCGCCGGTTCTCCTCTGTTGATCTTGCCCGGATTGCGGAACTGTGCAAGGTCACGGTGGACTGGCTGATCACAGGTGAGGAACCGCCACTCGCCCTGGCCGCCAGGACCACAAGCGGCGACGCGGGCGTCGCTCTTGACGCGGCGAAGCGGTACAGCACGCTGCGCACCGACATGGCGGCCCTTGGTTATCCCCAGCCGTGGCAGGCGAGGACTTTGGGTCTCGGTAAGGGGGGATACGCCGAGCAGGGTCGGTCGTTGGCCCGTGAAGCTCTCGCGCGCATCAGTGAGGCCGGTCGCTCGATCGCCGTCGGCAACTTGGTGGCACTCATCGAGGCGGTCTTCGGGGCCGATGTGGCCGTTGTTGAACTCGGCGCCGGTTTCGACGGCCTGGCGGCATCGTCCGAGCACGTCAAGCTCATCGTGCTCGCCACCTCGCACGTTCCGGCCAGGCAGCGCTTCACGCTCGCTCACGAACTCGGCCACCTCCTTGCCGAAGACGATCAAGACGTCCACCTCGACCGGGACATCTACGACAAAGCCCAGGCGAAAGATCCCAGCGAACTGCGCGCCAACGCGTTCGCATCCGCCTTCCTCATGCCCGAGGATCGGCTTCGCGCCGCCGTCGGCTCGAGTGGCCTCACGGAACACACCTTCGCTGCACTGGCGTGCGACCTGATGGTGACCCCGTCGGCGCTCGCCTACCGCCTGCTTCACCTACGACTGATCGACGCGGGAACCTGCGACCGTTACAAAGCCATCACCGCCTCCAAGGCCGCGGCCATAGTTGGGCGGGGTGAAGAGTTCGCCCAACGGGTTACCGAAGCCCGGACACCACGCCCACCTGGGCCTCTCGTCCGGGACACCTACGCCGCCTACGAAGCCGGTACGGCCACGCTCCGCCCCTACGCGAACCTGCTCGGAATTGACGTCGACGAACTCAGGCACGCACTTGAGTCTGAACACGGAACCCACGATGTCCCATGA
- a CDS encoding RICIN domain-containing protein encodes MRARAALIALFSLVGALIVVAPAAQAAIVPDTWYTVTATSGKCVDARAAGSANGTVVQQYTCNQTFSQQWQFQPTSGGYYRVNTRNNPAQVWDVAEVSTSDGGLIHLWAYGGGNNQQWQPVEEAGGAYHFVSRNSGKCLDLPGLSTQDSTQLQQYACNGSGAQSFRLTPVTGTANPDLGPNVLLFDPGMSQSAIQSQVNSVFSQQETSQFGSNRKALLFKPGSYNIDVNVGFYTQVLGLGLSPDNVTINGAVHAEADWFQGNATQNFWRGAENLSVNPNGGTDRWAVSQAAPYRRMHVRGNLQLDDGGWSSGGWMSDVKVDGQVRSGSQQQWISRNSQFGGWSGSNWNMVFAGVNGAPSTSFPNPPYTTVNTTPVVREKPFLYVDNAGAYQVFVPSTRTNAQGITWGANQPGSSLPISRFFIAKPGTTASQINAALAEGKDLLITPGVYHLNETLRVTRPDTVVLGLGLATLIPDNGITAMTVADVDGVKIAGVLIDAGTTNSNTLMEVGPASSAQDHAANPTSLHDVFFRIGGAGVGKATNSLVVNSDDVIGDHLWIWRADHGSGVGWNTNTADTGLIVNGDDVTMYGLFVEHYQKYQTIWNGNRGRTYFYQNEMPYDPPNQAAWMNGSTRGYAAYKVANSVTNHEAYGLGSYCYFNVNPSVVADRALEAPNNPNVRFRSMVAVSLGGNGTISRVVNDRGGPANSGSTVANLVAYP; translated from the coding sequence ATGAGGGCCAGAGCAGCCTTGATAGCCCTGTTTTCGCTGGTCGGAGCGCTGATTGTGGTGGCGCCGGCGGCGCAGGCGGCCATCGTCCCCGATACCTGGTACACGGTGACGGCCACCAGCGGGAAATGCGTGGACGCGCGGGCCGCCGGGTCGGCGAACGGGACGGTCGTGCAGCAGTACACCTGCAACCAGACCTTTTCCCAGCAGTGGCAGTTCCAGCCGACTTCGGGCGGCTATTACCGGGTCAACACGCGCAACAATCCGGCGCAGGTGTGGGACGTCGCCGAGGTGTCGACGTCCGATGGCGGGCTGATCCATCTGTGGGCCTACGGCGGCGGCAACAACCAGCAGTGGCAGCCGGTCGAGGAAGCCGGTGGCGCGTACCACTTCGTCAGTCGCAACAGCGGGAAGTGCCTCGACCTGCCCGGGCTCTCGACGCAGGACAGCACCCAACTGCAGCAGTACGCGTGCAACGGCTCCGGCGCGCAGTCCTTCCGGCTCACGCCGGTCACGGGCACCGCCAACCCCGACCTCGGGCCGAACGTGCTCCTCTTCGACCCCGGAATGTCGCAGTCCGCGATCCAGTCCCAGGTCAACAGCGTCTTCTCCCAGCAGGAGACCAGCCAGTTCGGCTCGAACAGGAAGGCGCTGCTGTTCAAACCGGGTTCGTACAACATCGACGTCAACGTCGGGTTCTACACGCAGGTGCTCGGGCTCGGGCTGTCCCCCGACAACGTGACGATCAACGGCGCGGTGCACGCGGAAGCCGATTGGTTCCAGGGCAACGCGACGCAGAACTTCTGGCGTGGCGCGGAAAACCTCTCCGTCAACCCCAACGGCGGCACCGACCGCTGGGCCGTTTCGCAGGCCGCTCCGTATCGCCGGATGCACGTCCGCGGCAACCTGCAGCTCGACGACGGCGGCTGGTCCAGTGGCGGCTGGATGTCCGACGTCAAGGTCGACGGCCAGGTCCGGTCCGGTTCGCAGCAGCAGTGGATTTCGCGTAACTCGCAGTTCGGCGGTTGGAGTGGCTCCAACTGGAACATGGTGTTCGCCGGGGTCAACGGCGCGCCCTCGACCAGTTTCCCGAATCCGCCCTACACCACGGTGAACACGACGCCGGTGGTCCGCGAGAAGCCGTTCCTCTACGTCGACAACGCGGGCGCGTACCAGGTTTTCGTGCCCTCCACGCGCACCAATGCGCAGGGCATCACGTGGGGCGCCAACCAGCCCGGTTCGTCGCTGCCGATCAGCCGGTTCTTCATCGCGAAGCCCGGCACGACGGCTTCACAGATCAACGCGGCCCTCGCCGAGGGCAAGGATCTCCTGATCACGCCGGGCGTCTACCACCTGAACGAGACGCTGCGCGTGACGCGGCCGGACACCGTCGTGCTCGGCCTCGGTCTGGCGACGCTGATCCCGGACAACGGCATCACCGCCATGACGGTGGCCGACGTCGACGGCGTCAAGATCGCCGGCGTGCTCATCGACGCGGGCACCACGAACTCGAACACGCTCATGGAGGTCGGCCCGGCCAGCTCGGCGCAGGATCACGCGGCGAACCCGACTTCGCTGCACGACGTGTTCTTCCGCATCGGCGGCGCGGGTGTCGGCAAGGCCACGAACAGCCTGGTGGTCAACAGTGACGACGTCATCGGTGACCACCTGTGGATCTGGCGCGCCGACCACGGCAGCGGGGTCGGCTGGAACACCAACACCGCCGACACCGGTCTGATCGTCAACGGCGACGACGTCACGATGTACGGCCTGTTCGTCGAGCATTACCAGAAGTACCAGACGATCTGGAACGGCAACCGCGGCCGGACGTACTTCTACCAGAACGAAATGCCTTACGACCCGCCGAATCAGGCCGCCTGGATGAACGGATCGACGCGGGGTTACGCGGCCTACAAGGTGGCGAACTCGGTGACGAACCACGAGGCGTACGGACTCGGCAGTTACTGCTACTTCAACGTGAATCCGAGTGTGGTCGCCGATCGCGCGCTAGAAGCGCCGAACAACCCGAACGTCCGTTTCCGCAGCATGGTCGCCGTTTCCCTCGGCGGGAACGGCACCATCAGCCGGGTCGTCAACGACCGCGGCGGACCGGCGAACTCGGGATCGACCGTGGCGAACCTGGTCGCCTACCCCTGA
- a CDS encoding HdeD family acid-resistance protein, which translates to MPLVGFTAIEPRLAWPLVALRGLFALLFGVLALIWPGTTVLALAILYGVYAIFDGIGGVMQAFRPGDAAHRAAYGVLGVLGIAAGVLVLLWPGITVLVLAFLVGFWAIFTGIVEIVAAIRLRKQIEGEAFLIAAGALSLIAGIVIVINPVAGAFGIALLVGIYALLYGVMLLVLAFRLRKLTQA; encoded by the coding sequence ATGCCTCTCGTCGGTTTCACCGCCATCGAACCCCGCCTGGCTTGGCCGCTCGTCGCCCTTCGCGGGCTCTTCGCCCTCCTGTTCGGCGTGCTCGCGCTGATCTGGCCGGGAACGACCGTCCTGGCGCTGGCGATCCTCTACGGCGTCTACGCGATCTTCGACGGCATCGGCGGCGTGATGCAGGCCTTCAGGCCGGGCGACGCCGCCCATCGCGCCGCCTACGGGGTGCTGGGCGTGCTCGGCATCGCGGCCGGGGTGCTGGTGCTGCTCTGGCCGGGGATCACCGTGCTGGTGCTGGCTTTCCTGGTCGGTTTCTGGGCCATTTTCACCGGCATCGTCGAGATCGTCGCCGCCATCCGGCTGCGCAAGCAGATCGAGGGCGAGGCCTTCCTGATCGCGGCGGGGGCGCTCTCGCTGATCGCGGGCATCGTGATCGTGATCAACCCGGTCGCGGGGGCGTTCGGGATCGCGCTGCTGGTCGGGATCTACGCCCTGCTGTACGGCGTGATGCTGCTCGTCCTGGCGTTCCGCCTGCGGAAACTCACGCAAGCCTGA
- a CDS encoding FAD-dependent oxidoreductase — MSQPILLTVDDDPAVSRSVARDLRRRYGKDYRIIRADSGADALEALREIKLRGDAVAAILADYRMPQMDGIVFLEKAMDLFPNARRALLTAYADTDAAIQAINVVDVDHYLLKPWDPPEEKLYPVIDALVETWRAVGERPVDEIKLIGHRYSSPSFHLRDFLARNAVPYRWYSVDDDEGRRILEAADATQQEIPVLVTPDGTVLRQPSGPELADAVGLSTRPAQEFYDLIVIGGGPAGLGAAVYGASEGLRTVIVERKATGGQAGTSSRIENYLGFPDGVSGAQLTDRARRQALKFGAEVLTTRDVVGLEARGSARVVLFGDGTEIAAHSVVLASGVTYRALEATGIAELAGRGVYYGSAATEAPECKGEHVYIVGGANSAGQAAVFFSKHAAEVTILVRGQSLEASMSHYLIEQIAGIENIHVRTRTTVVEAHGEDHLEQLTLCENGGVTETVPTGHLFIFIGAAPRTDWLGTEIQRDDHGFVRTGPDLLTDGDRPPGWPLDRDPHYLESSVPGVFVAGDVRAASVKRVASAVGEGAMAVTLVHRYLEEQ, encoded by the coding sequence GTGAGCCAGCCGATCCTGTTGACCGTCGACGACGATCCCGCCGTATCCCGTTCGGTCGCCCGCGACCTGCGCAGACGGTACGGAAAGGACTACCGGATCATCCGGGCCGATTCCGGGGCCGACGCGCTCGAAGCGCTGCGCGAGATCAAGCTGCGCGGCGACGCCGTGGCCGCGATCCTCGCCGACTACCGGATGCCGCAGATGGACGGCATCGTCTTCCTCGAGAAGGCGATGGACCTGTTCCCGAACGCCCGTCGCGCGCTGCTGACCGCGTACGCCGACACCGACGCCGCGATCCAGGCGATCAACGTCGTCGACGTCGACCACTACCTCCTCAAGCCGTGGGACCCGCCGGAGGAGAAGCTCTACCCGGTCATCGACGCGCTGGTCGAGACCTGGCGCGCGGTGGGGGAGCGGCCGGTCGACGAGATCAAGCTCATCGGCCACCGCTACTCGTCGCCGTCGTTCCACCTGCGTGACTTCCTGGCGCGCAACGCCGTTCCGTACCGCTGGTACTCGGTCGACGACGACGAAGGCCGCCGGATCCTGGAGGCCGCCGACGCGACCCAGCAGGAGATCCCGGTGCTCGTCACGCCGGACGGCACGGTGCTGCGCCAGCCGTCCGGACCGGAACTCGCCGACGCCGTCGGCCTGTCCACGCGGCCCGCGCAGGAGTTCTACGACCTGATCGTGATCGGTGGCGGGCCCGCGGGGCTCGGGGCGGCCGTGTACGGCGCGTCGGAGGGGCTGCGGACGGTGATCGTCGAGCGCAAGGCGACCGGCGGCCAGGCGGGCACCAGCTCCCGGATCGAGAACTACCTCGGTTTCCCGGACGGCGTTTCCGGCGCCCAGCTCACCGACCGCGCGCGGCGGCAGGCGTTGAAGTTCGGCGCCGAGGTGCTGACCACGCGCGACGTCGTGGGCCTGGAGGCGCGCGGTTCGGCGCGGGTCGTGCTGTTCGGCGACGGCACCGAGATCGCCGCGCATTCCGTGGTGCTCGCGAGCGGCGTCACCTATCGCGCTTTGGAAGCGACCGGCATCGCCGAACTCGCCGGCCGCGGCGTCTACTACGGCTCGGCCGCCACCGAGGCGCCCGAGTGCAAGGGCGAGCACGTCTACATCGTCGGCGGCGCGAACTCGGCGGGGCAGGCGGCGGTGTTCTTCTCCAAGCACGCCGCCGAAGTGACCATCCTCGTCCGCGGTCAGTCGCTCGAAGCGTCGATGTCGCACTACCTGATCGAGCAGATCGCCGGGATCGAGAACATCCACGTCCGCACTCGGACCACCGTGGTCGAAGCGCACGGCGAAGACCACCTCGAACAGCTGACCCTGTGCGAGAACGGCGGCGTGACCGAGACCGTGCCCACCGGCCACCTGTTCATCTTCATCGGCGCGGCACCGCGCACCGACTGGCTGGGCACGGAGATCCAGCGCGACGACCACGGTTTCGTGCGGACGGGGCCGGATCTGCTGACCGACGGCGACCGGCCGCCCGGCTGGCCGCTCGACCGCGACCCGCACTACCTGGAGTCTTCCGTTCCCGGGGTGTTCGTGGCGGGCGACGTCCGTGCCGCGTCGGTGAAGCGTGTCGCTTCGGCCGTCGGCGAAGGCGCCATGGCGGTCACCCTGGTCCACCGGTACTTGGAGGAGCAATGA
- a CDS encoding ATP-binding protein translates to MSVLPREELRGLFLFEHLSEEQLDWIAEHAVLEQYTGGTTVMREGEPATCFYLLLSGALRMTRLVGGTEVETIRSDQRGAYCGATQFFVHQENEHHYGASVHAVSDLTFLTLPAAEFATEFRRWFPMATHLLEGMYLGWRNSDTVIGSRRRLLALGELSAGLTHELNNPAAAAVRATASLRERVAGMRHKLAMLAKKNVDPTLLEQLLEIQEQLVKQVASAPKLTAMQQSDREDEIGDWFDDHGIDQGWDLADIYVRAGLTVPDLGRLLASVGETFLDGAVRWLAYALETEMLMGEIEDSTTRISVLVGKAKQYSQMDRAPHQWIDVHEGLDSTLVMLAGKIAPGIRVVKEYDHAVPRIPAYAGELNQVWTNVIDNALGAMGAEGTLTLRTSKVDDHVHVEIGDTGPGIPAEVRQRIFEPFFTTKPVGQGTGLGLDISWRIVVERHQGDLRVDSEPGDTRFTVCLPVSEQSVI, encoded by the coding sequence ATGAGCGTTCTGCCCAGGGAGGAACTGCGCGGGCTCTTCCTTTTCGAGCACCTCAGCGAGGAACAGCTCGACTGGATCGCCGAGCACGCCGTCCTCGAGCAGTACACCGGCGGCACCACGGTCATGCGTGAGGGCGAGCCGGCCACCTGCTTCTATCTCCTGCTCTCCGGCGCGCTGCGGATGACGCGGCTCGTCGGCGGCACCGAGGTCGAGACGATCCGCTCCGACCAGCGCGGCGCGTACTGCGGCGCGACGCAGTTCTTCGTGCACCAGGAGAACGAACATCATTACGGCGCTTCGGTGCACGCCGTCAGCGACCTCACCTTCCTGACCCTGCCCGCGGCCGAGTTCGCCACCGAGTTCCGCCGCTGGTTCCCGATGGCGACGCATCTGCTCGAGGGCATGTACCTCGGCTGGCGCAACAGCGACACGGTGATCGGCTCGCGGCGGCGCCTGCTCGCGCTCGGCGAGCTTTCCGCCGGGCTGACCCACGAGCTCAACAACCCCGCCGCGGCCGCCGTGCGCGCGACGGCGTCGTTGCGGGAGCGCGTGGCCGGGATGCGGCACAAACTCGCGATGCTGGCGAAGAAGAACGTCGACCCCACGCTGCTGGAGCAGCTTCTCGAGATCCAGGAACAGCTGGTCAAACAGGTCGCCTCGGCGCCGAAGCTGACCGCGATGCAGCAGTCCGACCGCGAGGACGAGATCGGCGACTGGTTCGACGACCACGGTATCGACCAGGGCTGGGACCTCGCCGACATCTATGTCCGCGCCGGGCTGACCGTGCCCGACCTCGGCCGGCTGCTCGCATCGGTCGGGGAGACCTTCCTCGACGGCGCCGTCCGCTGGCTGGCGTACGCGCTCGAAACCGAGATGCTGATGGGCGAGATCGAGGATTCGACGACCCGGATCTCGGTGCTGGTCGGCAAGGCCAAGCAGTACTCGCAGATGGACCGCGCGCCGCACCAGTGGATCGACGTGCACGAGGGACTCGACTCCACGCTCGTCATGCTGGCGGGCAAGATCGCGCCGGGGATCCGTGTGGTGAAGGAGTACGACCACGCGGTGCCGAGGATCCCGGCGTACGCGGGCGAGCTGAACCAGGTGTGGACGAACGTCATCGACAACGCGCTCGGCGCGATGGGCGCCGAGGGCACGCTGACCCTGCGGACATCCAAAGTGGACGATCACGTGCACGTCGAGATCGGCGACACCGGACCCGGTATCCCGGCCGAAGTGAGGCAACGGATCTTCGAGCCGTTCTTCACCACGAAACCGGTGGGGCAGGGGACCGGGCTCGGCTTGGACATCTCCTGGCGCATCGTCGTCGAACGGCATCAGGGCGATCTCCGGGTCGATTCGGAACCGGGAGACACGCGGTTCACCGTCTGCCTGCCTGTCTCGGAGCAGTCCGTGATCTGA